In Salvia miltiorrhiza cultivar Shanhuang (shh) chromosome 4, IMPLAD_Smil_shh, whole genome shotgun sequence, the DNA window TACCACTTTTATTGAAACTGGTCAGCCTGTTATAGTGATGGATCAGCCCCAGTCAAGCCCAAATAATTCTTGCGGGCCTGCTGACCCCGGGCTAGGTCTTGAAAATATTGTGGATTTTGGGCCCTCTGAAGTTGGGCCTGGATATGAAGGAGTTAGAGAAGGGAGTCCAGCTCACCTTGTTTCTGATCTATCTGGATCGTCGGGTACTCATATCTCGGATTCTTCAGAAAGCTCCTCTCAAGAGCTCGAGAGTCGAAAGCCTTATCTCCATAAGAAGAAGAGTGGGGTTGAGAATTCTATGAAACTTGGGCTCAAGCGATTGATCTATCAGAAGAGTAAGAAAGCGGCAGCTAATTCCACGGGCAGGAAACTCCCAGAACAAAAAGGTAAGAGTGCTAGGGCTCGTGAACGATTCCATAACCAGAATGCAGAGGGCTCAGTTTCAGAACCGAAGGGAGCTCTCATCAAGCCTTGGAAGAAGGCCTTAAAATCTGGAATTTCGGGAAGCAAATTGGTTTTTCAAGCAATGTGGAAGACACTGTTCTGGCTAAACAACTGTTGGGCTGTGAAGGTAAAGAGGGGGGCGAGGAGATTGAAGAACAGTGTGATCAATGAAAGTGATCTCATATAACATCCGCGGTCTTGGGAGCAGAATTAAAAAGAGAGAGGTCAGAGAACTAGCCCAGAGACAGGGAGTCGACCTCCTTTTCATTCAAGAATCAAAATTAGACAACTTTGGTGAGATGGATCTTAAAGCTATCTGGGGGTCTGAAAAATGTGGCTTTGCTTTTCGAAAAGCAGAAGGGAGGGCAGGAGGGATTTTAACTGTGTGGAATCATTCGCGGTTTGCATGCTCCAGCCATTGGGACATCCCGGGAGCGCTGATCGTGAATGGAAGATGGAATCCTGGTAACTTCGATTGCTGCTTTATTAATATCTATGCGCCCCAATCTCTGGCAGATAGAGAGGTTTTGTGGAATTCTATTGGTTTGGTGGTTGATCATAATAGAGAGTCTTGTGTTTGTATTGGTGGGGATTTTAACTCTGTTAGATCTAGATCATAAAGAATGGGAAGAGGCAGTCATTTCTCGGCTAGAGATATTCAGTCTTTTGACGATTTCATTAGAGGTAATGGTTTGGTGGATGTTCGATTACAAGGAAGAAACTTCACATGGTATCAGCCGTAGGGTCGATGCAAATCTAAACTTGATCGTTTCCTGGTTAATGAGAAGTGGGTTTCGGTTGAGCCACAAACAAAAGTAAGAGGATTGCATAGAACGGTGTCGGATCATTGCCCTATCCTCTTGGAAACGAACTATGTGGATTGGGGGCCGAAACCCTTTAGGTTCATCAACGCTTGGGTTAATCATCCGAATTTTGAAAGGGTGGTTCGAGAATCGTGGAACAGGAATGACTTTTCGGGCTGGAAATGCTATGTGTTCAAAGAAAAGTTGAAAAGGTTGAAAGAAGATCTCAAGAAATGGAATAAGGAAAGTTTTGGTTCGATTGATCAGAATATCGAAAAACTTAAAACGGAGATCACTGAATGGGATGTCATTGACGACACCCTGGGGTTGGAAGAAGATGAGATTGTCAAGAGAAACGAAGCTGCTACAAACTTGCTCCTccaaatgaaaaataaagaCAGTCTCTTATCTCAAAAAGCGAGAGACCAGTGGTTGAAAGACGGAGATGTGAATAGTAGCTATTTTCATAAAGTCATTAACGGAAGGCGTCTTAAAAATGAGATCTCATGGCTCAATGTCAGAGACAGCTGGATTGATAAACCAGATGAGGTCAAACAGGATATCAGAACCCATTTCGAAGATCAGTTCAGGAAAAGAAGAGGAGTTAGGCCAACGATTCCAACTGATTTTGTGCAAAGAAAGATCTCGGATGAACTTAGGGATTGGTTGGATTCGCCCTTTTCAGAGGAGGAAACGAAAGAAGCAATTTGGAATTGTGATGGAGGTAAAAGTCCTGGACCCGATGGCTTTAATTTTCTCTTCATGAGGAAATGTTGGGATATCATCAAAATGACTTGATGGGAGTCTTGAAGGAGTTTCATTCTAATGGTAAACTGGCCAGAGGATGCAACACATCTTTCATCGTTTTaattccaaaaaaggaaactgCCTCGGATTTAAAGGATTTTCGTCCTATTTCTCTGATCAACAGTCTTTATAAGGTTATTGCTAAGGTGCTGGCCTCAAGATTGAAATAGGTGATGCATTTGATTATCTCAGATTGTCAAAGTGCTTTCGTTGCAGGGAGGTATATTCTTGATGGGGTCATCGTGGTGAATGAAATCATTGAGGAGGCCAAGAGAAGAAAGTAGGGATTAATTCTGTTTAAAGCGGACTTTGTCGAGGCTTACGACACTGTCGATTGGGAGTTCTTGGATGAGATGCTCGATAGGATGAACTTTAGTCTTCGATGGAGGAGATGGATCTCGGGCTGCTTAAGTTCTGCCATGACCAATGTCTTAGTAAATGGTAGCCCATCAGGTGAGTTTCATTTGGAAAGGGGCCTCAGACAAGGCGAGCCTGTCACCTTTCCTCTTCCTGATTGTAGCGAAAGGACTTAATTTGATCACCAATAGAGCCATTCATCAAAGGCTGCTGGAACCGTTTGTTTTCAGGAGCAACGGTCTTTCTGTCTCACACTTGCAGTATGCAGACGATACGGTTTTTGTGGCCTCCGGGAAAAGTGAAAATGCCTGGGTTCTCAAGAGTATCCTGAAAATTTTTGAAGCTCTGTCGGGTCTTAAAGTTAACTTTGATAAAAGCAATATCTTTGGGATTGGAGTTCCGAGCCCCTTGAGAGTTCAGATGGCAAATACTCTTAATTGTCAAGTTGGTGAGTTTCCTACTAAATTTTTGGGTATCTTGATTGGTGCTCGTTTGTCTCGAGTAGCAGAGTGGAGCTATTTAGTTGAGAAAATTAAGaggaaaatcaaattttggcaGAATCGGAAGTTGTCTTTTGCCGGGAGAATTACGTTGTTGCGCTCTGTTCTTTTCTCAATTCctatttttcagctttctttctctcttgtgCCTAAGAGTGTCTTGGTTGAGTGCCGTAGAGTGATGAGTGGGTTTTTGTGGGGGGAGAAGGAACAGAGGGTAGAAAGATCCATTGGGTTAAATGGGAGGATTTAGGTGAGGATGTTCGAGAGGGAGGGCTGGGTATTAAAGACTTGGAGAGTTTTAATAAGGCTCTCATGGCTAAATGGATTTGGCGGTTGTTGACAGAGAGGGAGTCTTTTTGGGTTCGTGTGGTTCAAGCTAGTAAGGGGGAGATCGGGTGGGATGGTGAGGGCCTTTGTTTCGAAAAAAAGAGAGAGGTTAAATCGTGGTGGTGGAAGAGGGTGGTTAGTTTAAGCGGAGGGGACGGGGGGAAATGGTTGAGGGATAATCTGATGTTGAAGGTGGGGGAGGGAGATTCTATACAGTTTTGGAATCATTGTTGGGTGGGGGGTAAAAGCTTGAAAGAAAGGTTCCCAAGTCTTTTCCGATTGAGTGGTAATCAAGAAGGGTACATCAAGAATATGGGCTCTTGGGTCGAAGGTGTTTGGGAGTGGAAGCTTGAGTGGACTAGAGATTTGAGGGGTAGAGATTTGAGTCATGCTTCTAACCTTCTTGCATGTTATCAATCTTTTCAAGGTGAATGCAGGTGTTAAAGATGGCTGGAGGTGGAAACTTTCTCCATCTGGTACATACACAGTGAATTCAGCATACAAAGCTATTAGGAGGGAAGCAGCCACAACCGATTCACAGAGGAAAAAAGAGGAATTCTCCAAGATCTGGAAAGCTCCGGTTCCACACAAAGCAAAAATGACTGCTTGGAGGATTATGAAAGGAAGAATGGCTACTTGCGATAACCTCGTTCGAAGACATGTACTCAACACTTCTCCGGAAACGGACTGCATATTTTGTCATTCTCAGATGGAGGATCTGGAGCATATTCTCTTTCTTTGTGAAAAAATAGGAGAGATTTGGAATGCGTTTCTTCGGTGGATTGGTAAGAGCTCGGCTTTACATCACAGTGCAAAAGAACACTTCCTTGCTTTCATTGGTCTTGGGAATAAAGCTGAAACTCGATTCCTTACTGGTTTGTGGATTAGCATTGTTTGGAGCATTTAGAAAGTGAGAAATAACTGTATCTTCAAGCAAGGTGTGTGGAACAAAGATAAATTGGTTTTGGAGATCAAGAAGaaactttggagttggaaaaTGATTTTTAAGCTGGAGGCGCCTGTTTTGGATCTCCAATCCTGGCTCTCGCTTGAAGGGATCTTGAGTTGATAGTTCGTGACGCGTTGGTGGCTCCTGCCTTTGTGTTTTCCTGGTTGTTTGGCTTGTTCTCTCTGTCTGGTTGCTGTCTGTATTAACTCTTGGTACTTCTTGTACCTTCCAGTTATTTAATTGCACTTTTTtctgatttaaaaaaaaatggatagtAGTCAGCAAACCAATTAGTTAGGCATGTTGGAGAATTTCAGTAAATTCTTCCTCCATTAGATCTTCCGTACATTGCATTCCCTCATTTTACGGAAATGTCTTACCTACACCCTTCGCACTACACATCGCCGCTAGGATGCGGACACGTCGCCCCTTGAATAAACCATTCGGGTTGCCTTTATCTTCGACCAGACCGGTTCGCTTTATTAAAATACCATCGATTCTATTTCAGTACTGTTTATCCCAATACCGCTTTGAGCTTTGGAATTGGTGCGTGGCTTGGATAAGACATGTCATCTATATAGGTATGAAATAGCCAAATAGGTTTGtggtattttttaaaaacttttTCGTCTGAAGGATTATTTTGTAGTTGTTTAATTACTTAATTTGtttcacattttttatttttctgaagaacccatattaaatatttatgtcCTCCTCTTTCTTCAGTCCGGGAACATCAACCTTGAACACATGGGCCTCTGTCGTCTCTTTCCAGTTGATGCGGGCATCGGCCATCGGTTCACCGCGGTAGTCTCACGGGCGGTGGAGGGGAGGTTGGAGAGAAGAAATCCCTCGAAGGGATCCCATATATCGAGGCAGAATGGATTGTAGATGTTGTTGCGGCAACTGCCGAAGAAGCTCAGAATCATAGACATTTTTCGCTTTCTATTTTGGTTGTTAATGGATCTTCAGTCAAGACGAGGAAGGAAAAGCTGGGTGGGTGGAGGTTGAAGGGGGAAATACTGTACAGGCGACGGCGAGAGTAATCAGACGGCAGGGGACAGGGGTCAGCGAAGTTACAGgatgaagaagagagagagagagatttacagaaga includes these proteins:
- the LOC131023384 gene encoding uncharacterized protein LOC131023384, with the translated sequence MVAHQVSFIWKGASDKASLSPFLFLIVAKGLNLITNRAIHQRLLEPFVFRSNGLSVSHLQYADDTVFVASGKSENAWVLKSILKIFEALSGLKVNFDKSNIFGIGVPSPLRVQMANTLNCQVGEFPTKFLGILIGARLSRVAEWSYLVEKIKRKIKFWQNRKLSFAGRITLLRSSDEWVFVGGEGTEGRKIHWVKWEDLGEDVREGGLGIKDLESFNKALMAKWIWRLLTERESFWVRVVQASKGEIGWDGEGLCFEKKREVKSWWWKRVVSLSGGDGGKWLRDNLMLKVGEGDSIQFWNHCWVGGKSLKERFPSLFRLSGNQEGYIKNMGSWVEGVWEWKLEWTRDLRGRDLSHASNLLACYQSFQGECRC